One genomic window of Mucilaginibacter sp. SJ includes the following:
- a CDS encoding RagB/SusD family nutrient uptake outer membrane protein, translating to MKFIYISAAALMVCLSACNKQLNIKPVESIDQTQAIKTAKDVQGVLVGTYNRLGQVDVYGGRIFMEPDLLASTAITWTGTYTGLTQMTVQSVTRDNSFVENTWLDAYQVINQANTVLANLDKADNADDKTRWEGEAKFIRGLMYFDLARLYGKSWNDGDPTTNLAAAIVSSPTTSADSEGAKVGRSTVKQVYDQAISDLTRAESILPADNDFYANKYAASAILARLYLQQGNYTNALKEANAVIASGAFSLVPDYTKEFLLSSKPSHQENTTEDIFAIQVTQQQGINSLNEFYASSANGGRGDIKITDDFLAEFEANDVRGKFYTITSVNRTKKFDNQYGNVHVVRLAEMYLIRAESNLRGGTATGATPVNDINTIRKRAGLSPLATVNLAEILTERVHELCFEGGFFLHDAKRLKQNVNGLPYNSPRLIFPIPQREILANPKLVQNEGY from the coding sequence ATGAAGTTTATATATATATCAGCAGCAGCATTAATGGTATGCTTAAGCGCGTGCAATAAACAGCTTAATATAAAGCCGGTTGAGTCAATTGATCAAACGCAGGCTATTAAAACAGCTAAAGACGTACAGGGCGTTTTGGTAGGTACTTATAATCGTTTAGGACAGGTTGATGTTTACGGAGGCCGTATATTCATGGAACCCGATCTGTTAGCTTCAACAGCCATTACGTGGACTGGCACATATACAGGCTTAACGCAAATGACTGTTCAGTCTGTAACAAGAGATAATAGTTTTGTGGAAAATACCTGGCTGGATGCCTATCAGGTAATAAATCAGGCCAACACAGTGCTTGCCAATTTGGATAAAGCTGATAACGCGGATGATAAAACAAGATGGGAGGGGGAAGCTAAATTTATAAGAGGATTAATGTATTTTGATTTGGCCCGCTTGTATGGAAAGTCATGGAATGACGGCGATCCGACAACTAACTTAGCAGCCGCTATAGTGTCAAGTCCTACTACCTCGGCAGATAGCGAGGGGGCTAAAGTGGGCCGATCTACAGTTAAACAGGTTTATGACCAGGCTATTAGTGACTTAACAAGGGCTGAAAGTATCCTGCCTGCTGATAACGACTTTTATGCCAATAAATACGCTGCATCGGCAATATTAGCGAGGTTGTATTTGCAACAGGGCAATTATACCAATGCTTTGAAGGAGGCTAATGCAGTCATTGCATCCGGAGCGTTTTCGCTCGTGCCTGATTATACGAAAGAATTCTTATTATCAAGTAAACCCTCTCACCAGGAAAATACTACTGAAGATATCTTTGCTATACAGGTAACTCAACAACAGGGTATAAACAGCTTGAATGAATTTTATGCCTCATCAGCAAATGGCGGGCGTGGTGATATTAAAATAACCGATGATTTTTTAGCGGAGTTTGAAGCTAACGATGTGAGGGGAAAGTTTTATACCATCACGTCGGTTAACAGAACTAAGAAGTTTGACAACCAATATGGAAACGTACATGTAGTGCGCCTTGCAGAGATGTACCTGATCCGTGCAGAGTCTAATCTGCGCGGTGGAACAGCTACAGGTGCAACTCCGGTAAATGATATTAATACCATAAGGAAAAGGGCAGGCCTTAGTCCATTGGCAACAGTAAACCTTGCTGAAATATTAACAGAACGTGTGCATGAGTTATGTTTTGAAGGGGGCTTTTTTCTGCATGATGCAAAAAGGCTAAAACAAAATGTGAACGGGCTTCCTTACAACTCGCCAAGATTGATATTCCCGATCCCTCAGCGCGAAATTTTGGCTAATCCTAAGTTAGTACAAAATGAAGGCTATTAA
- a CDS encoding SUMF1/EgtB/PvdO family nonheme iron enzyme, which translates to MKILFTKTALGLLALGAVMSSCSKREQSQKTGITYNDKNNGGYERFRQSHPSPGPGLVPIEGGTFVMGGSADQDITYDYNNVRRRVTVPSFYMDETEVSNQDWLDYLHWINITFPQDRELYYNAVPDTLVWRHPLSYNEPYVDNYLRHPAFQDYPVVGVTWDQAQDYCSWRTDRTNENILRETGKMVAWKDMGKKGGGGDAGIAANGQPFNTDIYLNGQMTGAGIDGKKMMPNLSPNAQAGTGKGGKAVRPVRMEDGILKQAYRLPSEAEWEYAALALAGNTQFENIDDGKIYTWNGMGVRSAKSKTRGLIMANFKRGNGDNAGVGGYLNDKADITAPVRSYAPNDFGLYNMAGNVNEWVADTYRQTSFEEFEDFNPFRGNEFSNKRLADPSKGLYAKDKYGKPIKDPAHANKKLKYSELLALQQQSTVAQSANPNAAPLATTPQTGSLPIDSLLPKNSGKAYNPDARGEKDEVNKALYGTTTLVNDHSKVYKGGSWNDMAFWLNPATRRFMDQDEASAEVGFRCAMTLVGAPEINPNGKPHYPVKKAKPFKTR; encoded by the coding sequence ATGAAAATACTTTTTACTAAAACTGCTCTGGGATTGTTGGCTTTAGGTGCCGTGATGAGTAGCTGCAGTAAACGTGAGCAATCGCAAAAAACGGGTATAACTTATAACGATAAAAACAACGGCGGTTATGAGCGTTTCAGGCAAAGCCATCCATCTCCGGGACCGGGACTGGTGCCTATTGAGGGTGGTACTTTTGTTATGGGCGGCAGTGCCGATCAGGACATAACTTACGATTATAATAATGTACGCCGCAGGGTTACCGTACCCTCTTTTTACATGGACGAAACCGAAGTATCAAACCAGGACTGGCTTGATTACCTGCATTGGATAAACATAACTTTTCCGCAGGATCGCGAGTTATATTACAATGCGGTGCCTGATACCTTGGTTTGGCGCCATCCCTTATCTTATAATGAGCCATATGTAGATAACTACCTGCGTCATCCTGCTTTTCAGGACTACCCGGTTGTAGGCGTGACCTGGGACCAGGCACAGGATTATTGCTCATGGCGCACCGACCGTACCAACGAAAACATTTTACGCGAAACCGGAAAAATGGTAGCGTGGAAAGATATGGGCAAAAAAGGTGGCGGCGGTGATGCCGGCATTGCGGCGAACGGACAACCTTTTAATACTGATATTTACCTGAACGGCCAGATGACCGGGGCAGGCATTGATGGTAAAAAAATGATGCCTAACCTGAGCCCTAATGCCCAGGCAGGTACAGGAAAAGGCGGCAAAGCCGTTAGGCCTGTGCGTATGGAAGACGGGATCCTTAAACAAGCATATCGGTTACCATCAGAAGCCGAATGGGAATATGCAGCATTGGCCCTTGCAGGAAATACCCAGTTTGAAAACATCGACGATGGCAAAATATATACCTGGAACGGCATGGGTGTACGTTCGGCAAAAAGCAAAACCCGTGGCTTGATCATGGCAAACTTTAAACGCGGCAACGGTGACAACGCCGGTGTTGGCGGTTACCTGAACGATAAGGCAGACATTACGGCTCCTGTACGTTCATATGCACCTAATGATTTTGGCTTATATAATATGGCGGGTAACGTTAACGAATGGGTTGCTGATACCTACCGCCAAACCTCATTTGAGGAGTTTGAAGATTTTAACCCTTTCCGCGGTAATGAGTTTTCAAACAAACGCCTTGCAGATCCAAGCAAAGGGCTTTATGCAAAAGATAAATACGGCAAGCCAATCAAAGACCCTGCACATGCTAATAAGAAGCTAAAATACAGCGAACTTTTAGCTTTACAGCAACAGAGTACAGTCGCGCAAAGCGCCAATCCAAACGCGGCGCCGCTTGCAACAACTCCTCAAACAGGTTCATTACCAATTGATTCATTACTGCCTAAAAACTCGGGTAAAGCTTACAACCCGGATGCGAGGGGCGAAAAAGACGAAGTTAATAAAGCTCTTTACGGAACAACCACCCTGGTTAACGATCACTCTAAAGTTTACAAAGGCGGATCATGGAACGATATGGCGTTTTGGCTAAACCCTGCTACCCGTCGTTTTATGGATCAGGACGAGGCGAGTGCCGAGGTTGGTTTCCGCTGTGCAATGACCTTAGTTGGCGCCCCTGAAATTAACCCTAATGGCAAACCACATTATCCGGTTAAAAAAGCTAAACCGTTTAAAACAAGATAA